The following are from one region of the Leclercia sp. AS011 genome:
- a CDS encoding amino acid ABC transporter ATP-binding protein: MSQITITPADAMITLDNVNKWYGQFHVLKDINLKVKQGERIVLCGPSGSGKSTTIRCINHLEEHQQGRIVVDGIELNDDIRNVERVRQEVGMVFQHFNLFPHLTVLQNCTLAPIWVRKMPKKEAEALAMHYLERVRIAEHAHKFPGQISGGQQQRVAIARSLCMKPKIMLFDEPTSALDPEMVKEVLDTMIGLAESGMTMLCVTHEMGFARTVADRVIFMDRGEIVEQAPPEEFFSRPKSERTRAFLSQVIH, translated from the coding sequence ATGAGCCAGATAACTATAACCCCCGCTGACGCGATGATTACCCTGGATAACGTGAATAAGTGGTACGGGCAATTTCACGTTCTGAAAGACATTAACCTGAAGGTAAAACAGGGGGAACGCATTGTCCTGTGTGGCCCTTCAGGCTCGGGTAAATCAACCACTATCCGTTGTATTAACCATCTGGAAGAACATCAGCAGGGACGGATCGTTGTTGATGGTATCGAGCTGAACGATGACATCCGTAACGTGGAGCGTGTTCGCCAGGAAGTCGGCATGGTCTTCCAGCATTTCAATCTGTTCCCTCATCTGACCGTTCTGCAAAACTGTACTCTGGCCCCCATTTGGGTCCGTAAAATGCCGAAAAAGGAGGCGGAGGCGCTGGCCATGCATTATCTGGAACGCGTGCGCATTGCAGAACATGCGCATAAATTTCCGGGACAGATCTCAGGTGGGCAGCAGCAGCGCGTGGCAATCGCCCGCTCTCTGTGCATGAAGCCTAAAATTATGCTGTTCGATGAACCGACTTCGGCGCTGGATCCGGAGATGGTGAAAGAGGTTCTGGATACCATGATAGGGCTGGCAGAATCGGGCATGACAATGCTGTGCGTGACCCATGAGATGGGTTTCGCCAGAACCGTAGCGGATCGGGTGATCTTTATGGATCGCGGGGAAATTGTTGAGCAGGCACCGCCGGAAGAGTTCTTTTCACGCCCGAAATCAGAACGTACGCGCGCGTTTTTATCTCAGGTTATTCACTAA
- a CDS encoding amino acid ABC transporter permease: MTKAVLSHPARPATTGNGRIISWARKNLFSSWSNSLLTLFCIWLMWELIPPLLNWAFLQANWVGTTRADCTKEGACWVFIHQRFGQFMYGLYPHDQRWRINLALLVGLLSIIPMFWKGMPQRGRYIAAWAVIYPLIVWLLLYGGMLGLERVETRQWGGLTLTLIIASVGIAGALPLGILLALGRRSTMPVVRVLSVIFIEFWRGVPLITVLFMSSVMLPLFMAEGTTIDKLIRALVGVILFQSAYVAEVVRGGLQALPKGQYEAAESLALGYWKTQGLVILPQALKMVIPGLVNTIIALFKDTSLVIIIGLFDLFSSVQQATVDPAWLGMSTEGYVFAALIYWIFCFSMSRYSQHLEKRFNTGRTPH, encoded by the coding sequence ATGACAAAAGCCGTCTTGTCTCACCCTGCGCGTCCGGCTACTACCGGCAACGGACGCATCATTAGCTGGGCACGTAAAAACTTGTTCTCCAGCTGGAGCAATAGCTTACTCACGCTTTTCTGCATCTGGCTGATGTGGGAGCTGATCCCGCCGCTGCTCAACTGGGCGTTTTTACAGGCCAACTGGGTCGGCACCACCCGCGCCGATTGTACGAAAGAGGGAGCCTGCTGGGTATTTATTCATCAGCGCTTCGGTCAGTTCATGTATGGGCTCTACCCGCATGACCAGCGCTGGCGCATCAATCTCGCGCTGCTGGTCGGGCTGCTCTCCATCATCCCCATGTTCTGGAAAGGGATGCCGCAGCGGGGACGGTATATCGCCGCCTGGGCAGTGATCTATCCCCTTATCGTCTGGTTGTTACTCTATGGCGGCATGCTGGGACTGGAGCGCGTCGAAACGCGCCAGTGGGGCGGTTTAACGCTGACGCTAATTATCGCCTCTGTGGGGATCGCCGGTGCACTGCCGTTAGGCATTCTGCTGGCCCTGGGCCGCCGCTCAACCATGCCGGTCGTGCGCGTCCTCTCGGTGATTTTTATCGAGTTCTGGCGTGGCGTTCCGCTGATCACCGTGCTGTTTATGTCTTCGGTGATGCTGCCGCTGTTTATGGCGGAGGGCACGACCATCGACAAACTGATCCGCGCCCTGGTTGGCGTCATTCTGTTTCAGTCTGCCTATGTGGCTGAGGTGGTGCGCGGTGGGTTGCAGGCGCTGCCAAAGGGCCAGTACGAAGCCGCCGAATCGCTGGCGCTGGGATACTGGAAAACGCAGGGATTGGTGATCCTGCCGCAGGCCCTGAAGATGGTGATCCCGGGTCTGGTGAACACCATTATCGCGCTGTTCAAAGACACCAGCCTGGTGATCATCATTGGATTATTCGATCTTTTCAGTAGCGTACAGCAGGCTACCGTCGACCCGGCATGGCTGGGGATGTCGACAGAAGGCTATGTTTTTGCCGCACTTATCTACTGGATTTTCTGTTTTAGCATGTCGCGCTACAGCCAGCATCTGGAAAAGCGCTTTAACACCGGGCGTACACCGCACTGA
- a CDS encoding amino acid ABC transporter permease, with the protein MSHRRLALKGAFSFSNPAVRAWLFQILAVLAVLAVAIYLFHNTVINLSTRGITSGFAFLDRSAGFGIVQHLIDYDEGDTYGRVFLVGLMNTLLVSGLCIVFASLLGFFLGLARLSDNWLLRKLSTFYIETFRNIPPLLQIFFWYFAVLRNLPGPRQAVDAFDLAFLSNRGLYIPAPQIAEGMLALLAALACVAAISVGLFRYNRMHQIKTGQLRRTWPVTLALLVILPWLAHATVGPAMHWDVPHLQGFNFRGGMVLIPELAALTLALSIYTSAFIAEIIRAGIQAVPHGQHEAARSLGLPNPVTLRQVIIPQAMRVIIPPLTSQYLNIVKNSSLAAAIGYPDMVSLFAGTVLNQTGQAIETIAITMSVYLIISLTISLLMNIYNRRIALVER; encoded by the coding sequence ATGTCCCATCGCCGCTTAGCCCTGAAAGGAGCCTTCTCCTTTTCCAATCCTGCGGTTCGCGCCTGGCTGTTTCAGATCCTCGCTGTTCTCGCTGTCCTGGCCGTCGCGATCTACTTGTTTCATAACACCGTTATCAACCTGAGCACACGCGGCATTACTTCGGGCTTTGCCTTCCTTGACCGCAGTGCGGGTTTTGGCATCGTTCAGCATTTAATTGATTATGATGAAGGAGATACCTACGGTCGCGTATTCCTGGTCGGCCTGATGAATACCCTGCTGGTCTCCGGGTTATGCATTGTTTTTGCTTCCCTGCTGGGCTTTTTTCTCGGACTCGCGCGCCTGTCTGATAACTGGCTGCTGCGTAAGCTCTCCACCTTTTATATTGAGACCTTCCGTAATATTCCGCCCCTGCTGCAGATCTTCTTCTGGTATTTTGCCGTACTGCGCAACCTGCCCGGCCCTCGCCAGGCGGTGGATGCGTTCGATCTGGCCTTCTTAAGTAACCGCGGTTTGTATATCCCGGCACCGCAGATTGCCGAAGGGATGCTGGCGCTGCTGGCTGCGCTGGCATGTGTGGCGGCAATCTCGGTCGGTCTGTTCCGCTATAACCGCATGCATCAGATTAAAACCGGGCAGCTGCGTCGCACCTGGCCTGTCACGCTGGCGCTGCTGGTGATCCTGCCGTGGCTGGCCCATGCGACCGTCGGTCCGGCGATGCACTGGGATGTGCCGCATTTACAGGGGTTTAACTTCCGCGGCGGCATGGTGTTGATCCCGGAGCTGGCGGCGCTGACGCTGGCACTCTCGATCTACACCTCGGCTTTTATCGCAGAGATTATTCGCGCCGGGATCCAGGCCGTTCCGCACGGTCAGCATGAAGCCGCCCGCTCGCTCGGTCTGCCGAACCCGGTCACGCTGCGACAGGTCATCATCCCTCAGGCCATGCGGGTCATTATTCCCCCCCTGACCAGCCAGTATCTCAATATTGTGAAGAACTCGTCTCTTGCGGCCGCGATTGGTTATCCCGATATGGTTTCTCTGTTTGCCGGCACCGTCCTCAACCAGACGGGCCAGGCCATCGAGACTATCGCCATCACGATGTCGGTCTACCTGATCATCAGCCTGACCATTTCTCTGTTGATGAATATCTATAACCGTCGTATCGCGCTGGTTGAACGCTAA
- a CDS encoding amino acid ABC transporter substrate-binding protein, with product MKKMMMASLAAAGVLVAITGQAQAGATLDAVKQKGFVQCGISDGLPGFSYADANGKFSGIDVDVCRGVAAAVFGDDTKVKYTPLTAKERFTALQSGEVDMLSRNTTWTSSRDTGMGMSFTGVTYYDGIGFLTHNKAGLKSAKELDGATVCIQAGTDTELNVADYFKANNMKYTPVTFDRSDESAKALESGRCDTLASDQSQLYALRIKLSNPAEWIVLPEVISKEPLGPVVRRGDEEWNSIVRWTLFAMLNAEEMGVNSKNVDEKAANPSTPDMAHLLGKEGDYGKDLKLDNKWAYNIIKKVGNYAEIFERNVGSESALKISRGQNNLWNNGGIQYAPPVR from the coding sequence ATGAAAAAGATGATGATGGCCAGCCTTGCCGCTGCAGGTGTGCTTGTTGCAATTACCGGCCAGGCTCAGGCGGGTGCGACTCTGGATGCCGTTAAGCAGAAAGGTTTTGTGCAATGTGGGATCAGCGACGGTCTGCCGGGTTTCTCATACGCAGATGCCAACGGTAAATTCTCCGGTATCGATGTCGACGTGTGCCGTGGCGTTGCTGCCGCGGTATTTGGCGACGACACCAAAGTCAAATATACCCCGCTGACGGCGAAAGAGCGCTTTACCGCCCTGCAATCCGGCGAAGTGGATATGCTGTCGCGTAATACCACCTGGACCTCGTCACGTGATACCGGTATGGGCATGTCCTTCACCGGCGTGACCTATTACGATGGCATTGGCTTCCTGACCCACAATAAAGCGGGCCTGAAGAGTGCAAAAGAGCTGGATGGCGCAACGGTATGCATTCAGGCGGGCACTGACACCGAACTGAACGTCGCGGATTATTTCAAAGCCAACAATATGAAATATACCCCTGTGACCTTCGACCGCTCTGACGAATCCGCCAAAGCGCTGGAGTCGGGACGCTGTGACACTCTGGCATCGGATCAGTCCCAGCTGTATGCGCTGCGGATCAAGCTGAGTAATCCGGCGGAGTGGATTGTTCTGCCGGAAGTGATCTCTAAAGAGCCGCTGGGCCCGGTGGTACGCCGCGGGGATGAGGAATGGAACTCAATTGTGCGCTGGACGCTGTTCGCCATGCTCAACGCAGAAGAGATGGGCGTGAACTCGAAGAACGTCGATGAGAAAGCCGCCAATCCATCCACGCCGGATATGGCCCACCTGCTGGGTAAAGAGGGTGATTACGGCAAGGATCTGAAGCTGGATAACAAATGGGCGTACAACATCATTAAAAAGGTGGGTAACTACGCTGAAATCTTCGAGCGTAACGTGGGCTCTGAAAGCGCGCTGAAGATCAGCCGTGGACAGAACAACCTCTGGAACAATGGTGGCATCCAGTACGCACCGCCAGTTCGCTAA
- a CDS encoding lipoprotein, translated as MKRLISVALLTALLAGCAHDSPCVPTYDDQGRLVHTNTCMKGTTQDNWETAGAIAGGAAAVAGLTLGIIAVSK; from the coding sequence ATGAAAAGACTCATTTCGGTTGCACTCCTTACCGCGTTGCTTGCGGGTTGCGCGCACGACTCTCCTTGCGTACCGACATACGACGATCAGGGCCGACTGGTTCATACCAATACCTGTATGAAAGGGACCACGCAGGACAACTGGGAAACTGCAGGGGCGATAGCAGGTGGCGCAGCAGCCGTTGCAGGCCTGACGCTGGGCATCATTGCCGTATCTAAGTAA
- a CDS encoding efflux RND transporter permease subunit produces MANFFIQRPVFAWVLAIILMIAGGLAILKLPIAQYPTIAPPAVAISATYPGADAQTVQDTVTQVIEQNMNGIDNLMYMSSTSDSAGSVTITLTFQSGTDPDIAQVQVQNKLQLAMPLLPQEVQQQGIGVEKSSSSFLLVAGFVSDNKSLSQDDISDYVASNVKDAISRTSGVGDVQLFGAQYAMRIWLDANKLNAYQLTPLDVINQLKTQNNQIAAGQLGGTPSVPGQQLNASIIAQTRLKTAEEFGNITLKVNQDGSMVHLKDVARIAPGGENYNMVTKINGQAATGLGIKLATGANALDTAAAIKSKLAQLQAFFPQGLKVVYPYDTTPFVKISIHEVVKTLFEAIILVFLVMYLFLQNLRATLIPTIAVPVVLLGTFAVLAAFGFSINTLTMFGMVLAIGLLVDDAIVVVENVERVMVEEKLPPKEATQKSMSQIQGALVGIAMVLSAVFIPMAFFGGSTGAIYRQFSLTIVSAMALSVLVALILTPALCATLLKAPDEHHEHKGGFFGWFNGLFDRSVAHYSNSVSHILRKTGRYLVVYVLIVGGMAVLFLRLPTSFLPEEDQGVFMTMVQLPAGATQTRTQQVLDQVEHYYLTKEKANVESVFTVNGFSFSGQGQNAGVAFISLKPWEERTGAANSVGAIVSRATRAFSQIKDGLVFPFNLPAIIELGTATGFDFELIDQANLGHNQLTQARNQLLGMIKAHPDLLVRVRPNGLEDTPQFKLDIDQEKAQALGVSVSDINQTISTALGGTYVNDYIDRGRVKKVYVQADAPFRMLPEDINRLYVRSANGEMVPLSAFSESHWIYGSPRLERYNGTPSMEILGEAAPGKSTGEAMVLMEQLAAKLPTGIGFDWTGMSYQERLSGNQAPALYAISLVVVFLCLAALYESWSIPFSVMLVVPLGVVGALLAASLRGLNNDVYFQVGLLTTIGLSAKNAILIVEFAKDLMEKEGKGIIEATLEASRMRLRPILMTSLAFILGVLPLVISHGAGSGAQNAVGTGVMGGMLSATLLAIFFVPVFFVVVRRRFTRHHEE; encoded by the coding sequence ATGGCTAATTTCTTTATTCAGCGCCCGGTTTTTGCGTGGGTGCTTGCCATCATCCTGATGATTGCGGGCGGGCTGGCGATCCTGAAGCTGCCGATTGCCCAGTATCCCACCATTGCCCCGCCTGCCGTGGCGATCTCGGCGACCTATCCCGGTGCCGATGCCCAGACGGTGCAGGATACGGTGACCCAGGTGATCGAGCAGAACATGAACGGCATCGATAACCTGATGTACATGTCCTCCACCAGCGATTCGGCGGGCAGCGTGACCATCACCCTGACCTTCCAGTCGGGTACCGACCCGGATATCGCCCAGGTACAGGTGCAGAACAAGCTGCAGCTGGCGATGCCGCTGCTGCCGCAGGAAGTGCAGCAGCAGGGGATTGGCGTGGAGAAGTCGAGCAGCAGCTTCCTGCTGGTGGCGGGCTTCGTCTCGGACAATAAAAGCCTGAGCCAGGACGATATCTCTGACTATGTCGCTTCCAACGTGAAGGATGCCATCAGCCGCACCTCCGGGGTAGGCGATGTGCAGCTGTTTGGCGCCCAGTATGCGATGCGTATCTGGCTGGATGCGAATAAGCTGAATGCCTATCAGCTGACGCCGCTGGATGTGATCAATCAGCTCAAAACCCAGAATAACCAGATTGCTGCCGGTCAGCTCGGCGGTACGCCGTCGGTGCCGGGCCAGCAGCTCAACGCCTCAATCATCGCCCAGACGCGCCTGAAAACCGCCGAAGAGTTCGGCAACATCACCCTGAAGGTCAACCAGGACGGGTCGATGGTGCATCTGAAAGATGTGGCCCGCATTGCCCCCGGCGGCGAAAACTACAACATGGTGACCAAAATCAATGGCCAGGCGGCGACCGGGCTGGGGATCAAGCTCGCTACCGGCGCTAACGCGCTGGACACCGCCGCGGCGATCAAAAGCAAACTGGCGCAGCTGCAGGCCTTCTTCCCGCAGGGGCTGAAAGTGGTCTACCCCTACGACACCACGCCGTTTGTGAAGATCTCCATTCATGAAGTAGTGAAGACGCTGTTTGAAGCCATCATTCTCGTCTTCCTCGTGATGTACCTGTTCCTGCAAAACCTGCGGGCCACGCTGATCCCAACCATCGCCGTGCCGGTGGTGTTGCTGGGCACCTTCGCGGTCCTGGCAGCGTTTGGCTTCTCCATCAACACTCTGACCATGTTTGGCATGGTGCTGGCGATAGGCTTGCTGGTGGATGATGCCATCGTGGTGGTGGAGAACGTCGAGCGCGTAATGGTGGAGGAGAAGCTACCGCCAAAAGAGGCGACGCAAAAATCGATGTCGCAGATCCAGGGGGCGCTGGTCGGTATTGCCATGGTGCTGTCGGCGGTGTTTATCCCGATGGCCTTCTTCGGAGGTTCCACCGGGGCGATTTATCGCCAGTTCTCACTGACGATTGTCTCCGCGATGGCGCTTTCCGTGCTGGTGGCGCTGATCCTGACTCCGGCGCTGTGCGCTACCCTGCTTAAGGCACCGGACGAGCATCATGAGCACAAAGGTGGGTTCTTCGGCTGGTTCAATGGCCTGTTCGACAGAAGCGTGGCGCACTACAGCAATAGCGTCAGCCATATTCTGCGTAAGACTGGCCGCTATCTGGTGGTCTACGTGCTGATTGTCGGTGGCATGGCGGTGCTGTTCCTGCGCCTGCCGACTTCGTTCCTGCCGGAAGAGGACCAGGGCGTCTTTATGACCATGGTGCAGCTCCCGGCGGGTGCCACGCAGACCCGGACCCAGCAGGTACTGGACCAGGTTGAGCACTATTATCTCACCAAGGAAAAAGCCAACGTCGAATCAGTCTTCACCGTTAACGGCTTCAGCTTCAGTGGCCAGGGGCAAAATGCCGGGGTGGCGTTTATCAGCCTGAAGCCCTGGGAGGAGCGCACCGGTGCCGCCAACAGCGTCGGGGCTATCGTCAGCCGCGCTACCCGCGCCTTCAGCCAGATCAAAGATGGGCTGGTGTTCCCGTTTAACCTGCCCGCCATTATCGAGCTGGGTACCGCTACAGGTTTCGATTTTGAGTTGATCGACCAGGCTAACCTGGGCCACAACCAGCTGACGCAGGCCCGAAACCAGCTGCTGGGGATGATCAAAGCCCATCCGGATCTGCTGGTTCGCGTGCGGCCTAATGGTCTGGAAGATACGCCGCAGTTCAAGCTGGATATCGATCAGGAAAAAGCCCAGGCGCTGGGGGTCAGCGTGTCGGATATCAACCAGACCATCTCCACCGCCCTGGGGGGCACCTACGTCAACGACTACATTGACCGTGGTCGGGTGAAAAAAGTCTATGTCCAGGCGGACGCCCCCTTCAGGATGCTGCCGGAAGATATCAATCGCCTGTATGTGCGCAGCGCCAATGGTGAGATGGTACCGCTTTCGGCGTTCAGCGAATCGCACTGGATCTATGGTTCACCGCGCCTCGAACGCTATAACGGTACCCCTTCCATGGAGATCCTCGGCGAGGCCGCGCCAGGGAAAAGTACCGGTGAAGCGATGGTGTTGATGGAGCAACTGGCGGCGAAGCTGCCTACGGGTATCGGTTTCGACTGGACAGGTATGTCCTATCAGGAGCGGCTGTCAGGCAACCAGGCACCTGCCCTGTACGCTATCTCACTGGTGGTGGTATTCCTCTGCCTCGCTGCACTCTACGAGAGCTGGTCGATTCCGTTCTCGGTGATGCTGGTGGTGCCGTTAGGGGTGGTGGGCGCTCTGCTGGCCGCCTCCCTGCGTGGGCTGAACAACGATGTCTATTTCCAGGTGGGGCTGCTCACCACCATCGGGCTGTCGGCAAAAAATGCCATTCTGATCGTCGAGTTTGCCAAGGACCTGATGGAGAAGGAGGGCAAAGGCATAATCGAAGCCACGCTCGAGGCCTCCCGCATGCGCCTGCGTCCGATCCTGATGACCTCGCTGGCGTTTATTCTCGGCGTGCTGCCGCTGGTCATCAGCCACGGAGCCGGCAGTGGCGCGCAAAACGCCGTTGGTACCGGGGTGATGGGCGGCATGCTGTCGGCCACCCTGCTGGCCATCTTCTTTGTGCCGGTCTTCTTTGTGGTGGTGCGCAGACGATTCACGCGTCATCACGAAGAGTAA
- a CDS encoding efflux RND transporter periplasmic adaptor subunit, producing MTPHFRFLPLSGFIIGAALLVGCDDHSEQAQQPPSPQVVVHVVKSAPLVVTTELPGRTDAFRVAEVRPQVSGIVLKRNFTEGSDVKAGESLYQIDPATYQAAFDSASGELAKAQAAANIAHLTVKRYLPLMGTQYVSKQEYDQAVATARQADASVIAAKADVETARINLAYTKVTSPISGRIGKSSVTEGALVANGQASALATVQQLDPIYVDVTQSSNDFMRLKQSSLQTGDGASNVQLLMENGQPYPLKGSLQFSDVTVDESTGSITLRAIFPNPQHVLLPGMFVRARIDEGTQPHAILVPQQGVTRTPRGEASVMVVNAKNQAEARNVVAPQAIGDQWLITDGLQEGDRVIVSGLQKVRPGVAVVATPDTAAQKAG from the coding sequence ATGACGCCTCATTTCAGGTTTTTACCCTTATCCGGTTTTATCATCGGTGCCGCATTACTCGTGGGATGTGATGACCACAGTGAACAAGCCCAGCAGCCACCGTCACCGCAGGTAGTGGTCCATGTGGTGAAAAGCGCGCCGCTGGTTGTCACCACCGAACTGCCAGGACGTACCGATGCTTTTCGTGTTGCAGAGGTTCGCCCTCAGGTGAGCGGTATTGTCCTGAAGCGCAACTTTACCGAGGGCAGCGATGTAAAAGCGGGGGAATCACTGTATCAGATCGATCCGGCCACCTATCAGGCGGCTTTTGACAGTGCTTCAGGCGAGCTGGCCAAAGCCCAGGCCGCAGCCAATATCGCCCACCTGACCGTGAAACGCTATTTACCGCTGATGGGCACCCAGTACGTCAGTAAGCAGGAGTACGATCAGGCCGTTGCCACCGCTCGTCAGGCCGATGCTTCAGTGATTGCGGCTAAGGCGGACGTCGAGACCGCGCGCATTAATCTGGCTTACACCAAAGTCACCTCCCCTATCAGCGGACGCATCGGCAAATCCAGCGTCACCGAGGGGGCGCTGGTTGCGAATGGCCAGGCCTCGGCGCTGGCCACGGTGCAGCAGCTGGATCCGATTTATGTCGATGTTACCCAATCCAGTAACGACTTTATGCGCCTTAAACAATCCAGCCTGCAGACCGGCGATGGTGCCAGCAACGTACAGCTGCTGATGGAGAACGGTCAGCCCTACCCGCTGAAAGGCTCGCTGCAATTCTCCGATGTCACCGTGGACGAGAGCACGGGCTCCATTACCCTGCGGGCAATTTTCCCTAATCCGCAGCATGTCCTGCTGCCCGGCATGTTTGTCCGGGCACGCATTGATGAGGGCACTCAGCCCCACGCCATCCTGGTGCCGCAACAGGGGGTCACGCGTACCCCGCGCGGTGAGGCTAGCGTGATGGTGGTGAATGCGAAAAATCAGGCTGAAGCACGAAACGTCGTCGCGCCTCAGGCGATTGGCGATCAATGGCTGATCACAGACGGCCTGCAGGAAGGCGATCGGGTGATCGTCAGCGGGCTGCAAAAAGTCCGCCCTGGCGTCGCGGTAGTTGCAACGCCAGATACCGCCGCGCAGAAAGCGGGATAA
- the envR gene encoding acrEF/envCD operon transcriptional regulator, which produces MARKTKAEAQKTRLLLIEAAIEQFAARGVASTTLTDIADAASLTRGAVYWHFSSKTELFNAIWQEQCPLREIIRGQVANMTDHDPLFTLRELFVTALQYIARDRRQRTLLQILYHKCEFEQGMISEYEIRERIGFNYENVRQILQRCIAAGRISTQINIDTTLIVFHGFFCGLIKNWLMSPERLDLYQQAPELVDNILSTLPAAPLPHRIYDAAS; this is translated from the coding sequence ATGGCGCGCAAAACGAAGGCCGAGGCGCAGAAGACACGCCTGTTGTTGATTGAAGCAGCGATAGAGCAGTTTGCCGCGCGGGGTGTGGCAAGCACCACGCTGACCGATATTGCTGATGCCGCCAGCCTGACCCGGGGAGCCGTGTACTGGCATTTCAGCAGTAAGACGGAATTATTTAATGCCATCTGGCAGGAGCAATGTCCGCTGCGCGAAATCATTCGTGGCCAGGTAGCAAATATGACAGACCATGATCCCTTATTTACTTTGCGTGAACTGTTTGTTACGGCTTTGCAATATATTGCCCGGGATCGTCGCCAGCGCACGTTATTGCAGATCCTCTATCACAAATGTGAATTTGAACAGGGCATGATTTCAGAATATGAAATTCGGGAGCGGATCGGCTTCAACTATGAAAACGTTCGCCAGATTCTACAGAGATGCATTGCGGCAGGGCGTATTTCCACGCAGATCAATATCGACACCACGTTAATCGTTTTTCATGGCTTTTTTTGCGGGCTGATTAAAAACTGGTTAATGAGCCCGGAGAGGCTGGATCTGTATCAACAGGCTCCGGAGCTGGTGGATAACATCCTTTCGACGTTACCAGCAGCCCCGTTGCCGCATCGGATTTACGACGCCGCCTCATAG